The window CAGTCCCCTTAGTGTTCCATCAGCAGCAGGACacggggcactgccaggcaccagcagcacccccaaATTACCCCCCCAAAATCAGCCCCAgcaaagccctgcccagcccgcCGGGATCGGGGAAGGGCCGTCAGTGCCAGGGCACGTCCcgaggctgtgccagcaccgcAGCCTCAGTTCCGCAGGGCAGCCaacctgcagggagaggagggggtcagagcagcaggaacagccacggctccagggcagggaatggatcAGCCTGGGAACCTCCCGGGAATCCTGCCCTGGagtggcagccacagcagctgaggGTGAACTCGGGGTGTCTGTCCTGGACACAGGAGAGGAACCGTGGAGAACACAGGCCTggcttctcctctcctcccagtccctgccccaagGCTGTCCTAGGCCTCTCCCTGGGCTGTCCTGGTCCCTGTCCCTTGTGCTGGCCCCACTCCTGATCCCTGTCCCTGCATTGTCCCCACTCCTGAtcactgtccctgtgctgtccccacactgtccccactcctggtccctgtccctgcactgaccccccccggtccctgtccccactcccggtccctgtccccacactgtcccccctcctggtccctgtccccactcccagtccctgtccctgtgctgtccccacgCCGCAGCCCCGGCACTGTCCGCTGTGTGGGAGCGGGAGGGAAGCGAACAGCTCCCCCTGGGGCAGTTCCGGGCACCGCGGCTGTTCCAGAGCCGCGTTCAGGGCAGTGCCGAGCgctccctgagctcagcagctgcctgagggtgagtgcagggcaggggggcccgtcctgcccctctcccacccactgcccagtgccaaacccagccctccccagccccccagggcGGGCCaactccttcccttcccagcgCTGAGGgatccctggcagtgccaggagagcaCCCACCTCCGGGACAGCTGGTCCTCCTGGGAGCGCACGGAGCTCTCCCCCACGGCAGAGGCGCCCTCGGGCAGTTGGCTCAGCTGGTCCATGATCTCCAGCCCGTTCTCCTCGGCGATCTGCACTATCAGACTGTCCACCTGCTCCTGGGGCGTGCTCAGCGTGGTGGCAGAGCTCATGGAGTCCTCCATCACCTGGGGCAGACAGAGCCCTGTCAGCCTGCCCGGCCTCCCAGCCCCGAGATCCAGCAGGGACCCCACCAGGACCGTGCCAGGACCCCGCCAAGACCCTGCCAAGATCCCACCAGGACCCCGCCAGGATCCCATCAAGATCCCCCCAGGACCGTGCCAGGATCCCGCCAGGATCCCACCAGGACCCCACCAAGATCCCACCAGGACCCCGccaggaccctgccctgcctgtgcctggagCCCCAGCACTCACCGACGTGTGAACATCCAAGTTCTGCACCTGCTGCTCAAATTTGTCCATCACTGCTGACACTTTCTGCAGGTCCATGGAGTTCAGGGCCTTGTCCAAGGCCTTGGTCACCTGAGCCATGTTCTTTGTCACCTGCAGGAGGGAATTCCCTCAGGGCTGCTCCGAGGGTTCCGGGGGAACCCAAGCCCTGCTGTGAGACCCTCCCAGATGGGATGGAGCCGACTGGGGGGCTCTGAGGAtttggagcagctgcagaggggagCCCCTGCCCCACTCACCCCCTTCATGGTGACGGCCGTCTGCACCTTGGAGGCCACGGCGTCCACGCGCGACGCCACACGCAGCCAGTTCAGCCCCTCGTTCTTCTTGCGGATGGAGTTCTCAGCGTACACCCGGGCACACTCCACGTTCTTCtgctgcagggcctggcacGGGGGCACCCCGTCAGAGCCCCCACTCCCCGGAGCTGGGCATGGCCCCCAGCAGGAATCAACCCCTCCCGGCAGTGCTGGATGTGCCACGTGCCCCCGGCAGCTCCCGGGGTGAGGAGGggccctgccccttccctgccctccccagacAGGAGGGGGATCTCCAGCTGCCCCCCCTGGAGCCCCCACACACCTTTTTGACTTTGGCTTGCTCAGCCTTGGAGTCCTTCTCAGCTTTCTTGGCCAGTTTCTCCAACTGCTTCACTGTGAACTGGGGaaacagcagggcaggggcagggacaggggtggggggagaagggacctcagagagcacccagtgccacccctgccatggcagggacacctcccaccagcccagggtgctccaagccctgtccagcctggcctgggacactcccagggctggggcagccacagctgctctgcccaacccgtgccaggccctgcccaccctcccaggggagGATATCCCATATCcccacatcccaccccagctctctctGGAGTGGgacccatccctgtccctgtgccagtgccaggcccagcccagcccccgCAGGCCGGGGCGCCTCCGGTGCCGGTCCCGCCGCAGAAGAGCCGGTGAGGCCGAGCCAGCGGTAGAACCGGCCCGGGGATCGGCGATACGGGGCGGAGGGGCCGCCGTTGTGCGCCCACCTTGAGCTGGAAGAGCGTgtctggaagggaaggagagcagTGTCAGCGACACGGCCGGGACCGGGCACCGGGACACCGGGGAAGGGCGAGCCCCgcccccccggcccggcccccaGTCCCGGCTACTGCTCCCCGCCcctcaggagcagctccagccccccTGGGagcccccgggacccccagccccCGGTACCGTCCATCCTGCCCCGCCGCCGCTTCCGGGTCCCGCCGCCGCTTCCGGGGGGCCCGCGACGAGTCTCGCGAGAGCTGCGAAACCGCCCGGGCGGGAGCGGAACGAGGGGCGGGGCATCGCGCCAGGGGGCGGGGCCAGCGAGGGGCGGGGCCAGTGCGGGGAAAAGCCGCGATTGGTCCCTTTAGAGCACCGTTGCCCCTGACAACGCAGGTGGGCGGGGCCACGCCGAAGAAAGGCCGCGATTGGTCACTTTAGAGCACCGTTGCTCCTGGCAACGTAGGTGGGCGTGGCCACGCCAGGGCAAGGCCGTGATTGGTCCCTTTAGAGCACCGTTGCCTCTGGCAACGCGGGTGGGCGGGGCCCGCAGCCAGCCGGTCCCCGCGCGTGCGCAGAGCGGGCTCTGCCATGGCGGACGGGGCGGCCGAGCCGGGACCGgcaccgggaccgggaccggccGAGCCCGAGCTGGAGCCGCTCCGGCTGCGGCGGCTGCGCGGCGATGGCTTCTTCGAGGTGCCGGCCGCCGACCGGGTGAGCGCGGCGGGTCCCCGGTGGTGCGAGAGGGCGCGGGGCCGGTGAGGGGCTCCCGGGGCGGCACGGCCTGAACGCGGCTCTTTGGTTCCAGCTGGGCCGGTGCCGCAGCGTGAAGGAGTTCGAGAAGCTGAACCGCATCGGGGAGGGCACGTACGGCATCGTGTGTGAGTGAGAAGCCGCTGCCCCTCACGGAGCCCCAGCACGGGCTGGGCGGGGAGGGCCCCTGAGCGCTCCCGGTTCCAGGGCCGGGGGGACCGGGACAAACCCCGCGCGTGTGTCCCGTGCTATCCCCAGACCGTGCCCGGGACACGCTGACGGACGAGACGGTGGCGCTGAAGAAGGTGCGGATGGACAACGAGAAGGATGGTAGCGGAGGAGCGGGGGGAGCAGCGGCTGCCGCGGCGCCGGCTCGGCCTCCAGCCCGCCCTGCAGCGGCCGCGTCTCCCTCCCTCCGTCCCCAGGAATGCCCATCAGCAGCCTGCGGGAGAtcaccctgctgctgcagctccggCACCCCAACATCGTGGAGCTCAAGGAGGTGGTTGTGGGGAATCACCTGGAGAGGTGGGAGCCTCCTCTCtgtcctccctgtgcctcccagcccctccccggGCTCCTGGGCCCCCTCAGTGCACTGacccgccctgggggaggctcTGACCGTGTCTTGTCCCCAACAGCATTTTCCTGGTGATGGGTTACTGCGAGCAGGACCTGGCCAGCCTCCTGGAGAACATGCAGACGCCCTTCTCAGAGGCTCAGgtgtgggctggggcaggatttggggctgtCACCTGAGATGGTGCTGCCACCCCGGCCAAAACACCCCAGGCATCTCAGGGGGCTCCCTGGCCCTTGTGCTGGGGGATTCCAAGCGTtccagtggggtttggggactcTCAGAGGACCCTCCAGGGACTGTTCAggctgggtttggggctggAGCAGACTGACAGGGAAATGGAGCTGGGAGAAACCCTCCCCTCAGAGCCCCTGGGaggacacagggatggaggggctgcaggacagcccGGAGGGTTTGACCTCCAGGGGCTGTTCCCATGGAGATCAGAGCTCCTGTTCTCTGTGTGCAGGTCAAGTGCATCATCCTGCAGGTGCTCAAGGGCCTGCAGTACCTCCACGAGAACTACATCATCCacaggtgggagcagcaggatggagctgggggagaaggggcagcctgggagggagcagctctgggtgggGGGTTGGTGCCCATCAGTGGcttctccagccctggcagggcagggaggccctgGAATGCTGGGATTGGCTCCAGGGGGCTGTGCCAAGGATGGTGCTGAGCAGCCATTCTGTGTCCCACAGGGACCTGAAGGTCTCCAACCTGCTGATGACAGACAAGGGCTGTGTGAAGATAGGTGAGTCCTGACAGCTccacaggggctgtggggagatAGGTGAgtcctggcagctccctgaGGGCCGTGGGGAGATAGGTGAgtcctggcagctccctgagggctgtggggagaTAGGTGAgtcctggcagctccctgagggctgtggggagaTAGGTGAgtcctggcagctccctgagggctgtggggagaTAGGTGAGTCCTGGCAGCTCCATCTGCTCTGTGCCATGGccagagctcagctcccacTGACCAGGAGTCTCTGTTACAGCTGATTTCGGCCTGGCTCGCACCTATGGGATGCCCCCCAAGCCCATGACCCCCAAGGTGGTGACACTGTGGtgagtggctgtgccaggggtgaGTCCCCACGGCGGGGCAGGTTGGCACTGGCTCTGCCACGGACCATCCCCTGTGCAGGTACCGCGCGccggagctgctgctgggcatgACCACCCAGACCACCAGCATCGACATGTGGTAAGAGGGGGCTGCCCAGATGGGGGCTGGGGGCCTGCAAACCCCAGGGGAGGTAACGGGGGGCTTCTCCTGTGCTCCTCAGGGCCGTGGGCTGCATCCTGGCCGAGCTGCTGGCACACAAACCGCTGCTGCCGGGCACCTCCGAGATCCACCAGATCGACCTCATCGTGCAGCTGCTGGGGACACCCAACGAGAACATCTGGCCAGTGAGAGCCCCCTGCCCACTCCCCCTGCCAGTCTCTGCCagtcctgcctgctccctgccccctcctcacacTCCAAACCCACCAGGGATTCTCCAAGCTGCCCCTGGCCAGCCAGTACACCCTTAGGAAGCAGCCCTACAACAACCTGAAGCACAGATTCCCCTGGCTCTCGGAGGCCGGGCTGCGCCTGCTCAACTTCCTCTTCATGTACGATCCCAAGAAGAGGtaagagctgggcagggcagggcacctGCCTCAGAGTGTCCCTTGGCCTTGTGGGTTATCTGTCAcatctgtccctgcagggccacAGCCAAGGACTGCCTGGAGAGCTCCTACTTCAAGGAGAAGCCCCTGCGTAAGTTCCCCCCTcctggggcagtgtggggagCTCTGGGCCCCACtgacccctccctgtgccccacagcctgTGAGCCAGAGCTGATGCCCACCTTCCCTCACCACCGCAACAAGCGGGCGGCGGGCACGGGCCCGGAGAGCCAGGCCAAGCGCAGCAAGCCCTGAGCTGTCCTGTGGAGCAGGCACGGCATGgcccagctgggacagagtCCCTTGGCCCAacagccctggcactgtgggctCCAACCATTCCCAGCACGGCTCCCAGTACATTTCCCCGCTGGGGACTGGGCAGGCTCCAGTCTGGGGCTGGGTAAGTGCAGCATCAGGGAAAGGAGACAGGAGAGACAGGGCCCGGACCCTCCCCAGGCTCGGCAGGGCCAGTCCTGTCCCCTGGGGGGCTcaggctcccagtgctgcctgtgggggAACTTCAACTTTGCTGTCAATAAAGACACGTCAGCGGCACCAGTGTGGGTGAGTGGCCTCATGCCgtggtgccagaggtgctgggagaagccagggcCTTGCTCTGCTTCCTCTGTGTCACACATTGCTCCCTGGGGACAAGGAGACCCTTGGCTTGAGGACACCTCTGCGACACCACAGGCTGTGCCCAATTTCCGTGGATCCAGACCCCTCCcctgggaggcaggagctgctcccacagaTGAGGTGCTGTCAGCTGTCACCGCAGGCCCTGTCCCTGCGCCAGGACCAGGAGTCACCACCCCCAGGACAGGAGACCCCCACGCTGAGGCAGCTGCTTTACTGATGCACAGAGTCATTTACAGCGAGAgcaccagggctggagcagggtctgtcttcctgcagagcccagcacaggcaccgCCCCCTCGGGCGGGACGAGTCCAGTGTCCTTGTGCCGGGCAGTGGCCGTTCCCCTGCCGTGCCAGCCGCGGTTAGGAGCGGGGCCCGAAGCCGTCGGCCAGCAGCATGTCGAGCTCTGTGCGCTGCAGCCAGAGGCGCTGCTGGCGCTCCCCGCGCAGCTCCTGCCCGCGGTGTTGGCTGCGGCAGGCGCTGCCCGCGGCGCAGCCCCCGGTGTGCAGCTGCCggcaggtgctgcagcagtACGAGGGCAGCGTGCCCCGGCGCACACACGAGTGCAGCTGGTAGCAGGGCAGCTCCGGGGGGCAATCCTGGGGCTCCCTCGGCACCGGGGCGCTTCTGCCGCCCTCCACGAGCTCCCGCTCCGGGAAGGTGTCTGGCTCAGCGCTGCCCGCAGGCTCTGGCCCCGGCGCGCCATCGCAGCGTCCCCAGCCCCTCGCGGGCACGTCCTGAGGGTCCCTCCACGGCGCTGGGGGGGCCGTGTCCTCGTCCCCCGCGTCCTCGGCGGTGTCCGGCGCCTCCCGGTACAGATCCACGCCGCAGTCGGCAGCCCCGTACGGCTCCGGGACCCGCGGCGGCTCCGGCCAGCCCCGGCCGTGCCCGGCTCTCTGTCGcgcctccagcagctcctcggCGCGGGGCCGGCACAGCCGCAGCGCCAGCTCGGCCAGGATCTCGCACTCCAGCCGGCAGCACAGGAACCCGGCGGCGGCCGCGATCAGCGCGGGGCCCGGCGGCAGATGCGACACGGCCAGGCGGTGCCGGTCCCGCCGCTCGTAGCCCAGGCGGCCCAGGCAGCGCAGCAGGTCGGGCTCGGGCAGCGCCGGGCGCAGCAGGTGCACGAAGGCGCCGGAGAAGGTCTGCGGGGAGAGCGGGGGGCGCGGCTGGAGCGGTCAGGACACCCCCAGAGCCGCCCCCCGGCGCCGCGGGGCTCACCTGGATGGTGCCGAACTCCCGGCGCCACGGGAAGAGGTAGAGGTTGCCGGCCGCCAGCTCCAGAAGGCGGAAGGCGGCggccaagccctgcagcgccAGCACCGGGTCGGgccggccccgcagcccccgcgccAGCAGGGCCGGGCCGTCCTCCTGCAGCGCCCCGAGCAGCGCCGGCTCCCGCCGCAGCCGCTGCCGCAGCCGCTCCGCCaccgcggggccgggcccgggccccTCCCGCTCCAGGCAGCGCCGGTACTCCTGCTGGAACTCCTGCTGGAACTGCTGCTGCAACTCCTGCCGGAACTCCTGCCGGGGCTCCTGCCGCACCGCCGAACCCGCACACATCCTGCGGGCACCGCACTGAGACCGCAGCCCGCTCCGGGGAGCCCCCCGTGCTCTGCACCCCCGCACCCGGGACCCCGCACCCCGCCCACCCTGGAGCCCCAAACCCGTGAGCACCCCCCGCCAAAGCCTCCGCAATCGGGACTGCGGCCGCCgagcacccccagccccggtgccccccacctgccggccccgccgctcccgctcctggttcccgttcccgttccggggccgccccgcgccACAGCGTCCCCCGGCGGGCGGGAGGACCCGGGGCAGCACCTGCCCGGCGCTGTCGGGGGTCCCTCGCCGCCCCCTCCTCACTGCAGGGACTCCACGTAGGACAGGGCGCTCTGCAGCGACGTCAGGCAGTACCCCTCCTCCCCGATCAGGTACCTGTGCCACACCCAACGCACTGTCACCAACAGGACACCGGTGCCACCCAGCCACTGTCACCCTTGGGATGCTGGGACACCACCATGGCCACTGCACCAACACCATCCCATCATAGCTGGGACAGTGCCATGGTTGGGACACTGCCACAACCACCACACTGCCATGCCACCATCCTGGCAGGGACATCACCATGGCCATTGCACCGTCACCACCACCCTGCCATCACAGCTGGGACTCTGCCATGGCCAGGACACGGCCTCTGCTATCACAATGTCATGGCCAGGACACCACCATGGCCACCACACGGCTACAGCCACCATGCCATCACAGCCAGGACACCACCACAGGTGGGACACTGCCGTGGCCAGGACACCCTCACAGCCCTCACTCCCACCCTGGCAGCCCcgtcctgccccagcccaggggtgcccaCGTGGCCCAGCACCCCCTGGCACATACCCCTCGTGGATGAACTCCTCCAGGGCAGCACACTCGgagagcagctggggcagccccgTCTGCAGCACCACGTAGGACAGGATGGGCAGCAGATCGTCCGCCCCACTGTGACAATGGGGACTGTCAGCCATGCGTCAGGCATCACCCAACACCCCACCAGCCACAGGAACCCCCAGCCCCATCAGTCTTGGGACCAGTGCCCCAAAACTCCCCATGCCCAGGaaccccagccccacacctgcTGTAGGCCCGGctgccccccgagccccccacACTCACATGGCAGCCGAGGCGGGGGTCCGGGGGTCCCGGGCACCGCAGTACTCCTCGGCACACTCGCAGATGCCCCGCAGGGCTCGCActgtggcacagggtgggtgcTCAGGGCCAcctgcccccctgtgccccccaccccgTGTGCCCCCGTGCTCACCGATGCAGTCCAGCTTCCTGCGGGGACAGGTCTCCAGCGGGATGAGCCGCAGGTCCTGCACGGCGGAGGCGTATGGGGGGCGGCCGGGGCCGGCCGGGAACAGGCGGGAGGCCAGCCCCATGTCGGCGGGGCCGGCGTGCCGGTGCCGCTCCATGCTGAGTGCCAGGGCGGCCTCGCGGGGCCGGTGCACGGCCCTGTGGGCACACAGTGAGGGGACTGCTGGGGAGGGGTGGCGGGGCCTGGCCCCCCAGAGCGGGTGATGTACCTGTAAAGGGCCAGGAGTGGGGCCCAGAGTGGGGGGAAGAAGGCCTCCTCCAGGCAGGCCAGGCACTGGTCCTTGCCGGCGGCGCTGCCGAGCCCCTCGAAGGCCAGCAGAGTCAGGGCCAGCAGCCTGTCTGGGAAGGGCGAGTTACGCAGCACGCTGGGACCCCcatcctgcccaccctgtgccccgaGTCAACACGGGGTGCAGGAGAGCCCACAGACAGGCCCCACCGCGTCCCTGTACCCCTGGCCATCCCTCACCGATGGCGTTGTGGATGTCCCTCACGATGCCCTTCAGCAGATCCGGCAGTGCCGTGTCCTGCCCGGAGCCAGCGGGGGGTTCTGGGGGGGCCCAGCCCTCGGGGGACGCCAGGAACCGCTCCAGGTCCTCGAAGGAGCTCTCccggggggtttggggggtccccGTGGCGGCGCCATCGGCGAGgggggtgctggagctgctgtgccgCAGCGCGGCCGCGCCGTGCTCGGGCACCGAGAACATGCAGTGCAGGCTGCGCGAGGCGCGGAGCCGGCGGCCCCCCGGCTCGGTGGGCAGAGAGgagccccccgcgccccccacGTCCAGCGACAGGAAGGCCAGGCCCGCCGGGGAGCCGGGGCAGGCGGCGGCGGTGCCCTGGCTGACGGCCGGGTACAGGCGGGCGTACACCGCGCACTGCAGGCGCCGCAGGAGCTGCGCAATGGGGTGCTCGGGagagctgtgggcacagggggggtGGTGAGCAGGAGGCCATGGCaacccagggctgggaggggccctgcccaccccagcagtACCTGAGAAGGCAGGAGAAGAGCCCTGACACCACGGAGAGATCCGCTGGGCTTCGCTTCAGCTGAGCCTTCCACTGCCTGGGCCAGTCCTGGGGAGTGTCCACAGCTGGTcacagggatggcacagccccctgCCCCCTGGTACAGCCTCCTGCCTCATAGCACAGCCCCctgccccatggcacagcccgcCGCCCCACAGCACACCCCctgccccatggcacagccccctgCCCCATGGCACAGTCCCCTGCCCCATGGTATGGCCTCCTGCCCCATGGCATGGCCTCctgccccatggcacagcccgcCGCCCCACAGCACACCCCctgccccatggcacagcctcctgccccatggcacagcctcctgccccatggcacagccccccgCCCCACAGCACACCCCCTGCCCCCTTTCAGCAGTCCCCATCCCACACTCACATGGTCCTGCTCGTACTCAAGGATGGCAGCGTAGAGCTCccgctgctcctgctcctcaggggTGAGTGCCACGGTGCTGGAGAACCTCCTGGGGACACCCGGGGCTGGTGAGGGCACTCTgagggtgtccccagccccggGGTCCCCACGGTGACGTCCCCACTCACCGGTTTGCCGCCTCCTGCAGCCGCAGCCGCCGCTCCTCCATCTTGCGCTGCAGCTGGGCCACGGCTCAGTTAAGGGTCTGCAGCCCCCACAGCGCAACCCTGGTCTGGACCAGCCCTTCACCCTCCTCCATCCCCCAGCTGGGCCCCCAAAGGCCTGTGTGGGATTGGtgacagccaggacagggcagaggctctgccaGAGCCGGCCCCTGGAGCAATCCCTCTGGGAAGGATACGGTCTCCTCGCGGGCCTTGGCAATCACCAGGTTCTCCATCATCTGCCGCTGCAGGGACAGCGTCTGTGGAGCAGGGGGAGCGTTGGGAAcaccccctcagcccccagtggggagcaggggctgcaggacactctccctgccagctccattGGGCTCCATCGggctcccagcccctcccagccccacttGCCAGGGAGGTTTTCTGCAGGGCCTGGCTGGGGTTCAGCCGAGCCACCCGTGCCTCGTAGGCTGCCTTCAGCTTCTGGTTCTGCAGAGACGCCTCTTCCAGCGGGGTCAGCTCCCTGTGGGAATggccccagcacccaccacagCGTGTGGGACACATCGGGGTCCCAGCCCACCCCTCAGCCCCCCAGGCAGGCGTGGGGCACTTGCcagtccctgtgtcccagcccatgCCAGCTCCCCATGTCTGTGTCTGAGCCCCACCTCctgtgctccagctcctgtgtcccaccagccccagaTTCCAGCCCCCCATGTCCCAGCTCTCTGTGTCTGAGCCCTCATGTCCCACCACCCCATATCCCAGCCACCCATATCCCACCACCCCCAGATTCCAGCCCCCcatgtcccagctctgtgtctgagCCCTCATGTCCTACCACCCCATACCCCAGCCTCCCATACCACAGCCCCCCATATCCCATCCCatatcccagcccctccatgtcccaCCTCCCATATCCCACCACCCCTGTCCCACCCCCCAAGTCCCACGCCACATCCCACCCCTCAAGTCCCCCCCGTACTTCCGAGCACTCTGTGCCTCTGCGATCTGCAGCTTCTGGAAGATCTCTGGGGGCAGGAAGGGCGAGAGCTTCCCCCCCTCGTCGGAGCAGACGCGGCGGTGCCGGGGCAGGGGGGCAGcgccccttccctgctcctgccccgccGGTttcccctgggctgtccctggggaGTGGGACAGGCCAGCTCggctgtgcccctgcccggtgggcacagccccccagaaGGGCCCCCACCCACCACTCACCCAGCGCCGCCGCGATGGATTTGACCCTCTCCAGGCACTGCTCCGCCAGCTTCAGCAGCTTCGGGGTGTCGGGGGTGACGCCCTCGCTGCTCTCTGTGGGGAGGGGGTGTGGGGGTCACCGCAGGGCACCCAAACCCCCCCCGTTCGTGGGTTCGGGGGCGCTGCCCCACCTGTGCCCGCCGCCTCCTCCTGCAGGGTCTGCGCGATGAGGGTGATGCTCTTCAGGTACTCCACGTAGGCCTCCTGTAAAGGGGGGCTCAGccgggacccccaggacccccggccccgccggcagcTCCCGAGAgacccccagccccctccccggGGGGCTCCGGgaggggcagcccagggacccccagcctCGGGGGTGGGGGGAGCTCAGGGCACCCCACGGGCTCGGGGGGATCCCAAGGCAGGCTGGGACAGCCCGGGGGTGCGGGGACAGCCCGAGGGTgcggggacagcccgggggtgcggggacagcccgggggTGCGGGGGGAACCCGGGGCCGCGGGGGTCGCGCCGAGGTGCGGGGGGAGCCCGGGGGTGTGTTGGGGGTGCCGGGGGTGCGGGGGCAGCCTGAGGATGCAGGGATCGCCCCGAGGTGCGGGTGAGCCCGGCGGTGGGCGCCGAGGCCGGGGACGACCCCCGTGGGCGCAGCCCGGGGGTGCAGCCGAGCCCGGGGGTCCctccccgccgctccccgcgctCACCCGTGTCCGCCCGGCGCTGTCCATGCCCAGGGCCCCGCTGGCCGCCCGCATAGCTCCCTGCAGCCCGCggcccccccggcccggcgcgggCCCCTCGCCGCCCCCCGGCGCGGCCATGGCCGCGGGGCCGCCCGGAACGGCGCGCTGGGGCGGCGGTTGCGCCCGGACGCGGCGGGACGGACCGCGGTGCGCGCGGCGGGTCCCCCCGTCCGGCGGGGGCGctgcgggcgggcgggcggagCCGCGGGCCCGGCGGGGACGATGAAGCGCGATCGGCGCGGGCGGTTCCTGCCGGCCCCGGGCGGCCCCCGGGCCacccccgcgccccgccgcgcccccgccgcgcccgcccgcgCCCCCGACACCCCCGGCAcccccgcggccgccgcccgcgccccgGAGGCAGGTGAGGCCCGgcgcggggagcggggcgggcagCGGGGCAGAAATGGGGCCGCCTGGCCGGGATTGCGGCTGCCCTGAAGCACCGagggtgccggtgccggtgcggTAAGGGCGGGGGCGGCACACGGGGAGCGAGAGCGGGGGAACCTCCCGCCATCCCGGGGGGCTCGGCCGCTGCCTGCCCCGGTGTGGGGTCACCGGGTCCTCCCGCTGCCCCGGTGTGGGGTTCAGACCCTCCCGCTGCCCCGGTGTGGGGTTTGAGACCCTCCCGCTGTCCTGATTTGGGGGTCACCGGGACCCTCCCGCCGCCCCGGtgtggggatttgggggtcACCGGGGCCCTCCCACCATCCCGGTGTGCGGGGCGCC is drawn from Pithys albifrons albifrons isolate INPA30051 chromosome 12, PitAlb_v1, whole genome shotgun sequence and contains these coding sequences:
- the VPS9D1 gene encoding VPS9 domain-containing protein 1 isoform X1, whose translation is MAAPGGGEGPAPGRGGRGLQGAMRAASGALGMDSAGRTREAYVEYLKSITLIAQTLQEEAAGTESSEGVTPDTPKLLKLAEQCLERVKSIAAALGTAQGKPAGQEQGRGAAPLPRHRRVCSDEGGKLSPFLPPEIFQKLQIAEAQSARKELTPLEEASLQNQKLKAAYEARVARLNPSQALQKTSLTLSLQRQMMENLVIAKAREETLQRKMEERRLRLQEAANRRFSSTVALTPEEQEQRELYAAILEYEQDHDWPRQWKAQLKRSPADLSVVSGLFSCLLSSPEHPIAQLLRRLQCAVYARLYPAVSQGTAAACPGSPAGLAFLSLDVGGAGGSSLPTEPGGRRLRASRSLHCMFSVPEHGAAALRHSSSSTPLADGAATGTPQTPRESSFEDLERFLASPEGWAPPEPPAGSGQDTALPDLLKGIVRDIHNAIDRLLALTLLAFEGLGSAAGKDQCLACLEEAFFPPLWAPLLALYRAVHRPREAALALSMERHRHAGPADMGLASRLFPAGPGRPPYASAVQDLRLIPLETCPRRKLDCIVRALRGICECAEEYCGARDPRTPASAAIGADDLLPILSYVVLQTGLPQLLSECAALEEFIHEGYLIGEEGYCLTSLQSALSYVESLQ
- the VPS9D1 gene encoding VPS9 domain-containing protein 1 isoform X3, translating into MAAPGGGEGPAPGRGGRGLQGAMRAASGALGMDSAGRTREAYVEYLKSITLIAQTLQEEAAGTESSEGVTPDTPKLLKLAEQCLERVKSIAAALGTAQGKPAGQEQGRGAAPLPRHRRVCSDEGGKLSPFLPPEIFQKLQIAEAQSARKELTPLEEASLQNQKLKAAYEARVARLNPSQALQKTSLTLSLQRQMMENLVIAKAREETLQRKMEERRLRLQEAANRRFSSTVALTPEEQEQRELYAAILEYEQDHDWPRQWKAQLKRSPADLSVVSGLFSCLLSSPEHPIAQLLRRLQCAVYARLYPAVSQGTAAACPGSPAGLAFLSLDVGGAGGSSLPTEPGGRRLRASRSLHCMFSVPEHGAAALRHSSSSTPLADGAATGTPQTPRESSFEDLERFLASPEGWAPPEPPAGSGQDTALPDLLKGIVRDIHNAIGPCTGPARPPWHSAWSGTGTPAPPTWGWPPACSRPAPAAPHTPPPCRTCGSSRWRPVPAGSWTASCEPCGASASVPRSTAVPGTPGPPPRLPLGRTICCPSCPTWCCRRGCPSCSPSVLPWRSSSTRGT
- the VPS9D1 gene encoding VPS9 domain-containing protein 1 isoform X2; its protein translation is MAAPGGGEGPAPGRGGRGLQGAMRAASGALGMDSAGRTREAYVEYLKSITLIAQTLQEEAAGTESSEGVTPDTPKLLKLAEQCLERVKSIAAALEIFQKLQIAEAQSARKELTPLEEASLQNQKLKAAYEARVARLNPSQALQKTSLTLSLQRQMMENLVIAKAREETLQRKMEERRLRLQEAANRRFSSTVALTPEEQEQRELYAAILEYEQDHDWPRQWKAQLKRSPADLSVVSGLFSCLLSSPEHPIAQLLRRLQCAVYARLYPAVSQGTAAACPGSPAGLAFLSLDVGGAGGSSLPTEPGGRRLRASRSLHCMFSVPEHGAAALRHSSSSTPLADGAATGTPQTPRESSFEDLERFLASPEGWAPPEPPAGSGQDTALPDLLKGIVRDIHNAIDRLLALTLLAFEGLGSAAGKDQCLACLEEAFFPPLWAPLLALYRAVHRPREAALALSMERHRHAGPADMGLASRLFPAGPGRPPYASAVQDLRLIPLETCPRRKLDCIVRALRGICECAEEYCGARDPRTPASAAIGADDLLPILSYVVLQTGLPQLLSECAALEEFIHEGYLIGEEGYCLTSLQSALSYVESLQ